GTAATATCAGACGTAACTTTAGGGCTCTCTTATAAATCTAAAATCGATATGGAATACGATGGCCAAATATCAGGTGCTACTGCCGATTTTGCAGCATTTGGATTATTTGGAGGAAGTGTGTTAAAAAACACCCTTTCAACTCCTGCCGAAATAGGTTTTGGAGCTAGTTATAAAATGAAAGCCCATACTATAGCATTAGATATAAAACAGATACAATGGTCAGATGCTAAAGGCTATAAAGATTTTAAATGGGAAAATCAAAACGTACTGATTTTGGGTTATGAGTATAGAACAAGTTTATGGGCTCTAAGGCTGGGATATAATTACGGTGAAAACCCTATTAAAGAACAGGCTACAAATACGGCAGATGCTACGGCTTCAGCTATCAATATGTTTAATTTACTAGGTTTTCCTGCTATAGTTGAATCACACTACACGTTTGGCGGGTCTTATATATTTGATAAAACAACGTCTTTAGACTTAGCTTATACATATGCACCTGAAGTAACAAAAACATATTCAACTTCGCAGTTTGCCGGTTTTGGTCCTACAAATCCAACACAAATAGAAACTAAACACTCTCAAACTAGTTTCTCAATAGGTCTAAATTATTCTTTTTAAAGAGAATAAATAATCCCTCTATATAGATAGTGTCGCATATTGCGACACTTTTTTGACAATATATATTAAATTATATACAGAACATAAAATTGACTTGCAATTATAATAATTTATGATAAAATAGAATCCTTTTATATGTGATTATTTTGTGATAACTATCACAAATAATAATATTAAGGTCACATTATGATAAAAGATTTCTAAGCAAAAATAAATTGACTAAGGAAAACAATGATTAAAAATATACTTGCAGTAATTGGTGCAGTAATGCTAGTAGTGGCTCTAGGTGTTACGGTTCAGTTTGGTACAAAAGTTTCAAAATTAGACAATGGTGCATTGCCAGCGTATATGACAATGTTTGATAATGTATTAGCAAAAGGTGACCCGGCTCGTGCAATGATGAATGAGTATAAGGTTGCTGAGGATGTTGAAAATGAAGATGCCGTTGATGCTATTAAAGCTATAACGGAAGAACTTAACATGCGAGTGACAGGTGACATTAAAATGTACACAAAAGAGGACGCAGCAGCAAATGAAGTTAAACATGCAAGAATTATCTCTGTATGTAGTTTAGAGATAGCAAAAGTATTTTTAAATTATTCTCGTTATTACGGTGGTTTCATGCCATGTAGAATTATGCTTGTTGAGTATGGAAACGGGGATAGATTTTTAGTGACTATGGATTTGAACTTAGCAATTCACGGTGGACATGATTTACCGGCTGATATGTTGGAAAAAGCGCTGTTTGTTCAAAAAGCTATGAAAGATATTCCATCTCGTGCAGCTAAAGGTGAGTTTTAATTAATTTAGAAAATTAAGTGATGGTTTTCTAAACCATCACTGCTTCTCTATCACCTTCAACAATCTCACCGATAAGGTAAGAACCTTCAGCATTTGATAATACAAAATCAACATCTTTTTCTTCAACTACAAGTATCATACCGACACCCATATTAAAAGCTCTGTACATCTCATCTTCATCAACGTGTTTTGAAATTAGATCAAAAATAGGAAGTGTTTTAATAGAGTCTTTTTTAACTTCTGCACGTAAGTTCTCAGGTAGTACACGTGGTAGATTTTCAACTATACCCCCACCTGTGATATGAGCCATAGCTACTATTTTGTCTTTTAGTGCTTTAAAAGTTTTAACATAAATATTTGTAGGAGTTAAAAGTGTTTCGATTAAAGGTTTACCGTTAAAGTCATCATTAAAATCTAAATTCATTTTTTCAAATAATACTTTTCTAGCAAGTGAGAATCCGTTTGAATGTAGTCCTGAGCTTGGTAATGCAATAAGTTTATGCCCTGCTTTTACCAAAGATACCCTGTCCATTTCAGACTTTTCAGCTACACCGACGGCAAAACCTGCTAAATCATAATCATCTTCTGAGTACATCCCTGGCATCTCAGCAGTCTCGCCTCCGATAAGTGCACATTCACTTCTTATACAACCCTCTGCAATACCTGCTACAACGTTTGTAGCAACATCTACATCAAGTTTACCCGTAGCATAATAATCAAGAAAAAAGCTAGGTGTACCGAAGTTACAAATCAAGTCATTAACACACATAGCCACCAAGTCTATACCTACAGTATTATGAATACCGCTGTCTATAGCAAGTTTTAATTTAGTTCCGACACCATCAGTCGCAGCAAGCATTACCGGTTCATTAAAACCTTTTGGTAATTCAAATGCACCTGCAAATGAACCTATCCCACCCATAACACCAGGAACTTTAGTTGACTTTACAAGAGGTTTAATATTTTCAACAAAACTGTTACCAGCATCTATATCTACACCTGCATCTTTATAAGATATTTGACTCATCTAGTCTCCAATTATTCTGGCATATCGCATTTTTTAGAAAAAATACAAAGAGGACAAAAGTTTGCTATGCCGGCAATTAAAGGGATAAATCCTAAAAAGAACCATCCTGCGCCATCAAATGCACCGTATTGTACAATACCGATAGCTATTAATATTAATCCGATAGTTATACGAAAAACTCTACAAAATTTTCTGATTTTGTTGTAATCCATTACATACCTTTATGTTTTTATAAATATAACGCAATTATATCAAATTATTAAGAAAAATTAATCCAAAAGTGGTTAAAATCGCGGTAATTGAAAAGGATATATAACATGAAAGAGTTTATTTATAACGAAATGATGGTTCATGTACCATTGTGTACACACAAAGAACCAAAAAATATTTTAATAATAAGCAATAACGCATCAAACTTAGAAAATGAAGTCAAAAAGCATATAGACATTAGCTCAAATTCAATAGCTTGTTCTCTTGATGAAGTAAGTAAACTTGAAGATAATAAATATGATGTAGTTGTATCGGAAATGGAAGGGGACTCTTTATTTATTTCACAAATAAACCGTGTGCTTAACGATGACGGTGTTTTAGTAATCAAGCATCCAAATCTTGATAAAATTGAAGAAAACAAGTCACTTATTACAAATTTAGGTAACTATTTTAAAATTATTATGCCATATAATATAGGGGAAGGTTCAACTGCCCTGCTTTGTTCAAAAACATATCATCCAACTGCCGATATAATACTACAACGCAGTGATATGTTGGATAACCTAGAGTATTATAACTGTGATATTCATCCTGCTGCATTTGCAATGGGTAATAATGTGAGAAAGACTTACTTAGGAATTATCAAAAACTAATGGCATTTAAATACGCTATCGCATTGACTGGAGGGATTGCTACTGGTAAGAGCACGGTAGCTTCCCTGCTAGCTTTAAATGGGATGCGTGTGATAGACGCCGACACTATTTCACATGAGATTTTAGATGCTTCATCTGCTTGGGTTGAAGATAATTTTGGCAAAGAGTATGTAAATGGGAAAAAAGTCAATCGTACAAAGCTTGGTTCATTGGTTTTCTCAGATGCAGCCGCAAAGAAAAAATTAGAAGATTATCTTCATCCTAAAATTCGTGAGGAGATAGCAAAGAGAAGTGAAAAACAAGATAAGTTTAATTTCCCTTACTTAATAGATATCCCGCTTTTTTTTGAAAATAATTCTTATGATATTAAAGATTCTGTAGTAGTATATACACCAGCCGATATACAGTTAGATAGGTTTATGAAAAGAAACGGTTATTCAAAAGAGGAATCTATAAAAAGAATAGCCTCTCAGATGCCCATAGATGAGAAAAAATCACGTGCTACATGGGTTATTGACAACTCAAAAGACTTAAAGCATCTACAAAAAGAGGTAGAGATTTTTGTTGAAAAGATAAAGGAGAAATACTTATGATGGTCTCAAAATACAGTGCAAGTGGAAATGATTTTGTAATTTTCCATTCAGAAGAAAAGCTAGATAGAACGGAGCTAGCAAAAATATTATGTCACCGTCAAGAAGGTATAGGTGCTGATGGTTTGGTTGTATTGATTCCCCATGAAAAATATGATTTTCAAGGAAATCAATCAAAGATTGATTTTGAGTGGCAGTTTTATAATTCAGACGGAAGCCATGCCGATATGTGTGGAAATGCATCACGTGCAGCAGCACATTACGCATTTAAACACGATTTAGCCTCTAAAAACATGAGTTTTTTAACAGGTGCAGGTGTTATAAGTGCAACTATTGAAAGCTCAGACGATAAAAAAGGGATGGTTTTAAGTGAGCTGACACCACCTGAAATATTAGATACAGAGATAGAGTTTAACGGTAATTCTTGGTGGCTTATAAATACAGGAGTACCGCATCTTGTAAGATATATGGATAATATAGAAGAATTTGATATAGAAGAAGCAAGAGAGTTAAGATATAAATATAATGCAAATGTTAATATAGTTCAAGTAGTAGATGGAAATTTAAAAGTTCGTACCTATGAGCGTGGTGTTGAAGATGAGACACTTGCTTGTGGAACCGGTATGGCTGCTTGTTTTTACAGAGCTTTTAAAGAGGGTAAAGTTAGTGATAGCATAGAAGTATATCCAATAAGTGGTGAGACTTTATATCTTGGCTATAACGGCGAGACAATCACTTTTAAAGGTAAAGTGAAAAATACTTTTAATACTGACTGGACCAATTAAAGTCCAGCAGCTTCAACAATTTTAGCTTGAGTATCAGCAATTAGCGGCTCGATAATTTCATCAAATAAACCGCCACTCATTATCTCATTTAATCTGTAAAGTGTTAAGTTGATTCTGTGATCACTTATACGGTTTTGCGGGTAGTTGTAAGTGCGAATACGCCCACTTCTATCTCCAGTTCCTACTTGTGCCGCACGCTCAGCCGCATTTTCAGACTGTTGCGCTTGCATCTCTAACTCATAAAGACGAGACTTTAGTACTTTCATAGCCTTGTCTTTATTTTTGTGTTGAGATTTCTGATCTTGGTTCGTTACAACAATTCCTGTCGGTAAGTGAGTAATACGAACAGCTGAATCGGTTGTATTTACAGATTGACCACCACAACCGGATGAACGCATAACGTCTATTTTTAAATCATTTTCATTGATTTGAATCTCAACATCATCGACTTCAGGCATTACAGCTACTGTTATCGCAGATGTGTGAACACGACCTTGGGATTCTGTAGCAGGTACACGTTGAACCCGGTGAGTACCACCTTCGTATTTAAGTCTAGAGTAAACTTGCTCACCTTTTATAAGTGCCGTTACCTCTTTGAATCCACCGGCTTCGGAAGGGGAAGTTGAGATAAGCTCAATCTTCCAACCTCTAACATCGGCATAACGCGTATATGCTTCAAACAGATCACCAACAAAAAGTGCAGCTTCATCACCGCCTGTTCCGGCACGAAGCTCAACAATTATGTTTCTATCATCATTTGGATCTTTTGGAAGTAAAAGAAGTTTAATTTCTTCTTCTATTAGCGGTAGTTGAGGTTCAAGTTCTTTAAGTTCTTCTTTTGCCATCTCACCCATTTCAGCATCGCTTAACATCTCTTTTGCTTCGGCAATTTCTTCTAGTATAGATTTATACTCTTTTGCTTTTTCAACTATTGGTAAAAGTGAAGATTGTTCTTTTGAAAGCTCTGTCATCTTTTTGATGTCAGAAGTGATATCAGGTGAACTTAGCAAATCGCTAAGCTCATTATAGCGGTTGATAAACGGTGTAAGTTTATCTGATAACATATTTGTTACCTAATTATATAGCGTTAACGGCTTTGTTAAGACGACTAACTTTTCTTGAAGCTGTTTCTCTTTTAAGAACACCTTTGCTTACAAATTTATGAATTTGTTTGTTTGCTACTTTGAAAGCTACTGTAGCTTCCTCTTTATTACCGGCTTCAACAGCAGTGTTTACCGCTTTTACGATGTTTTTAAGACGAGTTCTGTAAAAACGATTACGCTCTGCTTTAACGATCGTTTGGCGAATTCTCTTAATTGATGACTTATGATTTGCCATTTAATGAGTCCTTGTTTTTGGGTTAATTTATATTACCCAGATAATTTTAGTGCGCAATTTTAGCTTAAATATAATTAAAATTAAGTTAAACAAAAGTCTTATTCCAAAATATTATATAATTATGTTTATTTGTGCTAAAATACGCCAACTTTATAATATATAGATTTTTCTCGCCGAAAGGCGTAGCTTTTCTGAAGAAACGTAAACATTTTGTGAGAGGAATTTTAAAAGAATTACTTCTTTTAAAAGGAGAATATGTGAAATTATTTGGAACTGACGGTGTAAGAGGTGAGGCCGGTACATTTTTAAATGCATCTTTAGCAATGCGCGTAGCGATGGCAGCCGGAATATATTTTAAAAAACATTCAAAAACAAATAAAATCTTAGTAGGTAAAGACACTAGACGTAGTGGTTATATGATTGAAAATGCTATCGTAAGCGGTTTAACTGCAATAGGTTATGATGTTGTAGAGATTGGTCCTATGCCGACACCTGCTATTGCTTATATTACGGAAAATATGCGTTGTGATGCAGGTATTATGATAAGTGCATCCCACAACTCCTTTGAAGATAACGGAATTAAATTTTTTGACTCTCACGGAGACAAACTTTCTTGCGAAGCAGAAGAGGAGATTGAGACTATATATCTTGATGAAGATATTATAACCGAGGCTCAAGCAAAAGGGAAAAATATAGGTAAAGCAAAAAGAATCGATGACGTAATCGGTCGTTATATTGTTGCACTTAAAAACTCTTTTCCAAGAGAACTCTCACTTAGCGGTATGCGTATAGTTTTAGATACTGCAAACGGAGCAGCGTATAAAGTAGGACCTACAGTTTTAGAAGAACTAGGTGCCGATGTAATTGTGCTGCATAATTCTCCTAACGGTTATAATATTAATGAAGACTGTGGAGCACTGCATACAAAAGACTTATGTGAGCATGTACGAATGTTTCGTGCAGACTTAGGTATAGCACTTGATGGAGATGCAGACAGGCTTGTAGTCGTGGATGAAAAAGGTGAGGTTATAGACGGTGATCAGCTTCTTGGAGCTCTTGGAGCATATATAAATGAAAGAGGTCTTCTTAAAGGTGGAGGAGTTGTTGCTACTGTTATGAGTAATCAGGGACTTGAGGATTATCTAAAAAGTTTAGATCTTGAACTTCATAGATCGGCAGTCGGAGATAAAAATGTTTTGGAAATTATGAAGCGTGATGGCATCAACTTCGGAGGTGAACAAAGCGGACATGTAATTATGCACGATTATGCCAAAACAGGTGACGGTTTAGTATCAGCACTCCAAGTATTGGCGCTATTGCTTCATAAAAATGAAAAAGCATCAACGGCACTCCGTCCGTTTGAATTATATCCTCAAAAATTGGTCAATATTAAAGTAAATCACAAAAAACCTTTAAATGAAATTGAAGGTTTAGATATACTTTTAAAAGAATTGGATGATAAACATATACGTCATTTGGTTCGTTATTCAGGAACCGAAAATAAATTAAGACTGCTTTTAGAAGGTCAAAATTCTAAAGAATTGGATTCTGAAATGGATAAGCTTTCTAAATTTTTTAAAAAAGCGTTAAATGGATAAGGTTTATTTAAAACTCGGTGGAATACTTTTTCTCACTATTGCAGGTATATTTATAATCGATCAAAATATAAAAATGCTTTTTGTAGAGGGTTTTCGTTATTACACCGATTGTATAGACTTGATTTTGGTTTATAATAAAGGTGTTGCATTTTCCATGCTTTCTTTTTTGGACGAATGGCTTAAATACATACAGTTGACAATGGTTTTTGGAATATTGGCATATGTTGTATATCTAAAAAAAATATGTTATTCAATACCTGTCGGATTGCTTCTGGGCGGGGCTTTTTCAAATGTATATGATCGCTTTATTCACGGTGGTGTAGTTGATATGGTTTATTGGCATTGTGGTTTTGATTTTGCAGTATTTAACTTTGCCGATGTTGTGATAGATATAGCTGTAGTGTGGCTACTTATACTAAACTTTAAACCTAATTTATGTAAAAATTAGATATTATTGCTCAAAATAATAGTTAAAATAGGACTATAAAAAGATATAAACAAAAGGAAATTGATGGAAATCAAATCAAATAAAATTGATGGTGCGAATGCTGAAATTGAAGCTACAATATTAAAAGAGGTTGTAGATGCCAACTTAGAAAAAATTGCAAAAGAACTTGCTAAAACTGCTAATGTTCAAGGTTTTAGAAAAGGTAAAGTGCCTGTAGCAATCATAAAACAACAATATGGTGAAAAACTTGTTCAAGATGCTGAAGCTGAAGCATTAAGAGCTGTTTTAAACGGTGGATTAGAGCAGATGGAAATTGATAATAGTGCTCTAATAGGAGAACCTACTATTTCTAAATTTGATAAAAGCGACGATAAAATTGAAGTAATGGTAAAAGTTGCTATGCGCCCCGTAATCGAGTTAGGTGATTATGCATCTTTGGCAAAAGACTTTAAAAAGCCCGAAGTAAAAGATAAAGATGTAGATGCACGTTTAAAAGAGATTGCAGAGAGCCAAGCTCCACTTGAAAACATCAAAAGAAACCGTAAAATGAAAGAAGGCGATACAGCTGTAATAGACTTTGAAGGTTTTGTTGACGGTACTGCATTTGAAGGCGGTAAAGCTGAAAACTTTGAGCTTCTTTTAGGTTCAGGTCAGTTTATTCCAGGTTTTGAAGATCAATTAATCGGTGTTAAAAGAGATGAAGAAGTTGAAATCAATGTAAAATTTCCTGATGAATACCAAGCTAAAGATTTAGCCGGTAAAGATGCTATGTTCAAAGTAAAAGTTAACGGCGTTAAAGTAAAAGGTGAAGTTGAACTTGACGATGAATTAGCTAAAAAATTACTTGGTAAAGACGATGCTACGCTTGAATCTTTAAAAGAAGAATTAAAAACTCAAATGGAAAATGAAGAGCTTATCAAACTTTACAACGAAGAACTAAAACCTGCACTTTTAGAGTCTTTAGTAGCTGAGATTAAATTCGACTTACCTGAGTTTGTAGTTGAGCAAGAGATAGATATGGCTCTAAATAAAAAAGCTCAAGGAATGAGTGAAGATGAGATTAAAGAGCTTCGTGAAGATGCAGAAAAATTAAAAGAGCTTCGTGAAACTTTCCGTTCAGATGCACAGGAAAGCGTAAAAGCTACATTTATTATCGATTCTTTAGCACAAGCCGAGAATGTAAAAGTTGAAGAACAAGAAGTTATGCAAACTATTTACTATGAAGCGATGCAAATGGGTCAAGATCCTCAAAAAGCGTATGAGCAGTATAAAGAAGCAGGATATATCCCTGCTATTCAAATGTCAATGGTAGAGGATAAAGTACTTCGTCAAATTTTAGATTCAAAGATAAAAGAGGCATAATATGAGTTATGTACCATACGTTGTTGAACAAACCGGACGTGGTGAGCGTTCATACGATATATATTCTCGTCTTTTGAAAGATAGAATAGTAATGCTTAGCGGTGAAGTAAATGATGCCGTTGCATCTTCAATAGTAGCCCAGTTTCTATTCTTGGAAGCAGAAGATCCTGAAAAAGATATCTACTTTTATATAAATTCACCGGGTGGTGTAGTAACGGCAGGTATGGCTATATATGACACTATGAACTATATTCGTCCTGATGTTTCAACAATATGTATAGGTCAAGCGGCATCTATGGGTGCTTTTTTATTATCAAGCGGTGAAAAGGGTAAAAGATATGCCCTGCCACATGCCAGAGTTATGATACATCAACCACTTGGCGGTGCTCAAGGTCAAGCTACGGATATTGAGATTCAAGCTAATGAGATCTTACGTATGAAAAAAGAGTTAAATTCTATTTTGGCTAAAAACACCGGACAAAGTATTAAAAGAGTTGAAAAAGATACGGACCGTGATAACTTTATGAGTGCTAAAGAGTGTGTAGAGTACGGTATGATAGATAAAGTTTTAACTAAAAACGAGAAAGAGTAGGAATTTGACATGGCAGGTTCATTAAGAAATAGAGGGCGTAGAGAAACTAAAAGAGATGCATCTGTTAACTCAGAATCTATTAGAGATACAGCTAGCAGTGAGCCCAGCAGTGATTTAGAACTTTACGCAAAGGAAGTTCTTAGAAGCTTGATTAATGACAACTTGCCGCCAACCCCTAATAATTACTCACTATATTTCGACAGACTTTTAGAAGATAAGAGTGAAA
The genomic region above belongs to Sulfurimonas lithotrophica and contains:
- a CDS encoding DUF302 domain-containing protein, translating into MIKNILAVIGAVMLVVALGVTVQFGTKVSKLDNGALPAYMTMFDNVLAKGDPARAMMNEYKVAEDVENEDAVDAIKAITEELNMRVTGDIKMYTKEDAAANEVKHARIISVCSLEIAKVFLNYSRYYGGFMPCRIMLVEYGNGDRFLVTMDLNLAIHGGHDLPADMLEKALFVQKAMKDIPSRAAKGEF
- the purM gene encoding phosphoribosylformylglycinamidine cyclo-ligase, which translates into the protein MSQISYKDAGVDIDAGNSFVENIKPLVKSTKVPGVMGGIGSFAGAFELPKGFNEPVMLAATDGVGTKLKLAIDSGIHNTVGIDLVAMCVNDLICNFGTPSFFLDYYATGKLDVDVATNVVAGIAEGCIRSECALIGGETAEMPGMYSEDDYDLAGFAVGVAEKSEMDRVSLVKAGHKLIALPSSGLHSNGFSLARKVLFEKMNLDFNDDFNGKPLIETLLTPTNIYVKTFKALKDKIVAMAHITGGGIVENLPRVLPENLRAEVKKDSIKTLPIFDLISKHVDEDEMYRAFNMGVGMILVVEEKDVDFVLSNAEGSYLIGEIVEGDREAVMV
- a CDS encoding YgaP-like transmembrane domain → MDYNKIRKFCRVFRITIGLILIAIGIVQYGAFDGAGWFFLGFIPLIAGIANFCPLCIFSKKCDMPE
- a CDS encoding spermidine synthase, producing the protein MKEFIYNEMMVHVPLCTHKEPKNILIISNNASNLENEVKKHIDISSNSIACSLDEVSKLEDNKYDVVVSEMEGDSLFISQINRVLNDDGVLVIKHPNLDKIEENKSLITNLGNYFKIIMPYNIGEGSTALLCSKTYHPTADIILQRSDMLDNLEYYNCDIHPAAFAMGNNVRKTYLGIIKN
- the coaE gene encoding dephospho-CoA kinase (Dephospho-CoA kinase (CoaE) performs the final step in coenzyme A biosynthesis.), with protein sequence MAFKYAIALTGGIATGKSTVASLLALNGMRVIDADTISHEILDASSAWVEDNFGKEYVNGKKVNRTKLGSLVFSDAAAKKKLEDYLHPKIREEIAKRSEKQDKFNFPYLIDIPLFFENNSYDIKDSVVVYTPADIQLDRFMKRNGYSKEESIKRIASQMPIDEKKSRATWVIDNSKDLKHLQKEVEIFVEKIKEKYL
- the dapF gene encoding diaminopimelate epimerase, whose product is MMVSKYSASGNDFVIFHSEEKLDRTELAKILCHRQEGIGADGLVVLIPHEKYDFQGNQSKIDFEWQFYNSDGSHADMCGNASRAAAHYAFKHDLASKNMSFLTGAGVISATIESSDDKKGMVLSELTPPEILDTEIEFNGNSWWLINTGVPHLVRYMDNIEEFDIEEARELRYKYNANVNIVQVVDGNLKVRTYERGVEDETLACGTGMAACFYRAFKEGKVSDSIEVYPISGETLYLGYNGETITFKGKVKNTFNTDWTN
- the prfA gene encoding peptide chain release factor 1 — encoded protein: MLSDKLTPFINRYNELSDLLSSPDITSDIKKMTELSKEQSSLLPIVEKAKEYKSILEEIAEAKEMLSDAEMGEMAKEELKELEPQLPLIEEEIKLLLLPKDPNDDRNIIVELRAGTGGDEAALFVGDLFEAYTRYADVRGWKIELISTSPSEAGGFKEVTALIKGEQVYSRLKYEGGTHRVQRVPATESQGRVHTSAITVAVMPEVDDVEIQINENDLKIDVMRSSGCGGQSVNTTDSAVRITHLPTGIVVTNQDQKSQHKNKDKAMKVLKSRLYELEMQAQQSENAAERAAQVGTGDRSGRIRTYNYPQNRISDHRINLTLYRLNEIMSGGLFDEIIEPLIADTQAKIVEAAGL
- the rpsT gene encoding 30S ribosomal protein S20 yields the protein MANHKSSIKRIRQTIVKAERNRFYRTRLKNIVKAVNTAVEAGNKEEATVAFKVANKQIHKFVSKGVLKRETASRKVSRLNKAVNAI
- the glmM gene encoding phosphoglucosamine mutase, translating into MKLFGTDGVRGEAGTFLNASLAMRVAMAAGIYFKKHSKTNKILVGKDTRRSGYMIENAIVSGLTAIGYDVVEIGPMPTPAIAYITENMRCDAGIMISASHNSFEDNGIKFFDSHGDKLSCEAEEEIETIYLDEDIITEAQAKGKNIGKAKRIDDVIGRYIVALKNSFPRELSLSGMRIVLDTANGAAYKVGPTVLEELGADVIVLHNSPNGYNINEDCGALHTKDLCEHVRMFRADLGIALDGDADRLVVVDEKGEVIDGDQLLGALGAYINERGLLKGGGVVATVMSNQGLEDYLKSLDLELHRSAVGDKNVLEIMKRDGINFGGEQSGHVIMHDYAKTGDGLVSALQVLALLLHKNEKASTALRPFELYPQKLVNIKVNHKKPLNEIEGLDILLKELDDKHIRHLVRYSGTENKLRLLLEGQNSKELDSEMDKLSKFFKKALNG
- the lspA gene encoding signal peptidase II, whose translation is MDKVYLKLGGILFLTIAGIFIIDQNIKMLFVEGFRYYTDCIDLILVYNKGVAFSMLSFLDEWLKYIQLTMVFGILAYVVYLKKICYSIPVGLLLGGAFSNVYDRFIHGGVVDMVYWHCGFDFAVFNFADVVIDIAVVWLLILNFKPNLCKN
- the tig gene encoding trigger factor, with the translated sequence MEIKSNKIDGANAEIEATILKEVVDANLEKIAKELAKTANVQGFRKGKVPVAIIKQQYGEKLVQDAEAEALRAVLNGGLEQMEIDNSALIGEPTISKFDKSDDKIEVMVKVAMRPVIELGDYASLAKDFKKPEVKDKDVDARLKEIAESQAPLENIKRNRKMKEGDTAVIDFEGFVDGTAFEGGKAENFELLLGSGQFIPGFEDQLIGVKRDEEVEINVKFPDEYQAKDLAGKDAMFKVKVNGVKVKGEVELDDELAKKLLGKDDATLESLKEELKTQMENEELIKLYNEELKPALLESLVAEIKFDLPEFVVEQEIDMALNKKAQGMSEDEIKELREDAEKLKELRETFRSDAQESVKATFIIDSLAQAENVKVEEQEVMQTIYYEAMQMGQDPQKAYEQYKEAGYIPAIQMSMVEDKVLRQILDSKIKEA
- the clpP gene encoding ATP-dependent Clp endopeptidase proteolytic subunit ClpP, which codes for MSYVPYVVEQTGRGERSYDIYSRLLKDRIVMLSGEVNDAVASSIVAQFLFLEAEDPEKDIYFYINSPGGVVTAGMAIYDTMNYIRPDVSTICIGQAASMGAFLLSSGEKGKRYALPHARVMIHQPLGGAQGQATDIEIQANEILRMKKELNSILAKNTGQSIKRVEKDTDRDNFMSAKECVEYGMIDKVLTKNEKE